One Ranitomeya variabilis isolate aRanVar5 chromosome 5, aRanVar5.hap1, whole genome shotgun sequence DNA window includes the following coding sequences:
- the INTS13 gene encoding integrator complex subunit 13 isoform X2 encodes MKMYSESHKTVFVVDRCPYMAESCRQHVEFDMLTKNRTQGIIPLAPISKSLWTCAVEASMEYCRIMYDIFPFKKLVNFIVSDSCSRILNSWSQEDQSLQELMAALATIGPPNPRADPECCSILHGLVAAVESLCKVTDYQHDTRTTLMENAERVANRGRIICLTNAKSDSHVQMLEDCVSETIHEHNKLAAGSDQLMQIQKCELVLIHTYPVGDESLVSDRPKKELSSVLTSEVHSVRAGRHLATKLNHLVQLHFDLASTTITNIPMKEEQHANTSANYDVELLHHKEAHVEFIKSGDGHVGNSREPTLKETVTLKWCTPRTNSVELHYCTGAFRISPVDVNSRPSSCLTNFLLNGRSVLLEQPRKSGSKVISHMLSSHGGEIFLHVLSSSRSTLEDPPSISEGCGGRVTDYRITDFGEFMRENRLMPFLDTRYKLDGTVEIPVERAKCQLERYTRYWPMIISQTTIFNMQAVVPLASVIVKEALTEDDVLNCQKTIYNLVDMERKNDPLPISTAGTRGKGPKRDEQYRIMWNELETLVRAHVNSSDKHQRVMECLQACRSKPPEEEERKKRGRKREDKEEKSDKGAKEYDHDKKWSESERMKTSIDREKEEQMETEVIKDSPDSPEPPSKKQHIAAEEATPVEKSKGPMSLLSLWSNRINTANSRKHQEFIGRVNSVNNKAELYQHLKEENGSDAVENGKTGRQ; translated from the exons ATGAAGATGTATTCCGAGTCGCACAAGACGGTGTTTGTGGTGGACCGCTGCCCCTACATGGCCGAATCCTGCCGGCAGCACGTGGAGTTCGATATGCTGACGAAAAACCGCACCCAAGGGATCATCCCGCTGGCGCCCATCTCGAAGTCCCTGTGGACCTGTGCGGTGGAGGCGTCTATGGAGTATTGCAGGATCATGTACGACATCTTCCCCTTCAAGAAGCTG GTGAACTTCATCGTCAGCGATTCCTGTTCCCGGATATTAAACTCCTGGAGTCAAGAAGATCAGAGCCTGCAGGAG TTAATGGCGGCCTTAGCCACGATTGGACCCCCGAACCCTCGCGCGGACCCCGAGTGCTGCAGCATCCTGCACGGACTGGTGGCCGCCGTGGAGTCTCTGTGTAAGGTGACGGATTATCAGCACGATACGCGGACGACGCTGATGGAGAACGCGGAGCGCGTGGCGAACAGAGGGAGGATCATCTGCCTGACCAACGCCAAGAG TGACAGCCACGTCCAGATGTTGGAGGATTGCGTCAGCGAGACCATCCACGAGCACAACAAGCTGGCGGCCGGGTCAGACCA ACTCATGCAGATCCAGAAATGTGAACTGGTACTTATCCACACGTATCCGGTCGGGGACGAGAGCCTCGTGTCAGATCGCCCCAAGAAAGAG CTTTCCTCTGTATTGACCAGCGAGGTCCACAGCGTCCGTGCCGGTAGACATCTTGCCACAAAGTTAAACCATCTGGTCCAGCTCCACTTTGACTTGGCCTCCACCACTATAACTAACATCCCCATGAAG GAAGAACAACACGCCAACACTTCAGCCAACTACGACGTGGAGCTTCTTCACCACAAGGAGGCGCACGTAGAATTTATAAAAAGTG gaGACGGACATGTTGGTAACAGCCGAGAACCCACTCTTAAAGAGACAGTCACTTTAAAATGGTGCACGCCGAGGACGAACAGTGTGG AACTGCATTATTGTACTGGCGCTTTCCGGATCTCCCCAGTGGACGTGAACAGCCGACCATCATCTTGCCTTACTAACTTCCTATTAAATG GTCGGTCGGTGCTTTTGGAACAACCGCGGAAATCCGGATCCAAGGTGATCAGTCACATGCTGAGCAGTCACGGAGGAGAGATCTTTCTGCACGTCTTGAGTAGCTCCCGTTCTACACTGGAGGACCCCCCATCCATAAGCGAGGGCTGCGGGGGAAGGGTCACCGACTATAGGATTACG GACTTTGGGGAGTTCATGAGGGAGAATCGGCTGATGCCATTTCTGGACACCCGCTATAAGCTGGACGGCACCGTAGAGATTCCCGTGGAGAGGGCGAAGTGCCAGCTGGAGAGATATACCCGCTACTGGCCCATGATCATCTCGCAGACCACCATCTTCAACATGCAGGCG GTGGTGCCCCTAGCCAGCGTCATCGTGAAGGAGGCTCTCACCGAGGACGACGTCCTGAACTGTCAGAAAACCATCTACAATCTGGTGGACATGGAAAGGAAGAACGACCCGCTCCCGATATCTACAGCCGGCACCAGAGGGAAGGGGCCGAAGAG GGATGAGCAGTACCGGATCATGTGGAACGAGCTGGAGACTCTGGTCCGGGCGCACGTGAACAGCTCCGACAAGCACCAGCGGGTGATGGAGTGTCTGCAGGCGTGCAGGAGTAAGCCCCCCGAGGAGGAAGAGCGCAAGAAACGCGGCAGAAAGCGGGAGGACAAAGAGGAGAAGTCGGACAAGGGGGCGAAGGAGTACGACCACGACAAGAAGTGGTCGGAGTCCGAGCG GATGAAAACGTCGATAGACCGAGAAAAAGAGGAGCAGATGGAGACGGAGGTGATCAAGGACTCCCCCGATTCTCCCGAGCCCCCCAGTAAGAAACAGCACATTGCGGCGGAGGAGGCGACGCCGGTAGAAAAGTCTAAAG GCCCCATGTCTCTGCTGTCCCTATGGAGCAATAGGATAAACACCGCCAATTCCCGGAAGCATCAGGAGTTCATCGGACGCGTGAACTCCGTGAACAACAAGGCGGAGTTATACCAGCACCTCAAGGAGGAGAACGG ATCCGACGCCGTTGAGAACGGGAAGACGGGCAGACAGTGA
- the INTS13 gene encoding integrator complex subunit 13 isoform X1, whose amino-acid sequence MKMYSESHKTVFVVDRCPYMAESCRQHVEFDMLTKNRTQGIIPLAPISKSLWTCAVEASMEYCRIMYDIFPFKKLVNFIVSDSCSRILNSWSQEDQSLQELMAALATIGPPNPRADPECCSILHGLVAAVESLCKVTDYQHDTRTTLMENAERVANRGRIICLTNAKSDSHVQMLEDCVSETIHEHNKLAAGSDQLMQIQKCELVLIHTYPVGDESLVSDRPKKELSSVLTSEVHSVRAGRHLATKLNHLVQLHFDLASTTITNIPMKPTISVCDQEEQHANTSANYDVELLHHKEAHVEFIKSGDGHVGNSREPTLKETVTLKWCTPRTNSVELHYCTGAFRISPVDVNSRPSSCLTNFLLNGRSVLLEQPRKSGSKVISHMLSSHGGEIFLHVLSSSRSTLEDPPSISEGCGGRVTDYRITDFGEFMRENRLMPFLDTRYKLDGTVEIPVERAKCQLERYTRYWPMIISQTTIFNMQAVVPLASVIVKEALTEDDVLNCQKTIYNLVDMERKNDPLPISTAGTRGKGPKRDEQYRIMWNELETLVRAHVNSSDKHQRVMECLQACRSKPPEEEERKKRGRKREDKEEKSDKGAKEYDHDKKWSESERMKTSIDREKEEQMETEVIKDSPDSPEPPSKKQHIAAEEATPVEKSKGPMSLLSLWSNRINTANSRKHQEFIGRVNSVNNKAELYQHLKEENGSDAVENGKTGRQ is encoded by the exons ATGAAGATGTATTCCGAGTCGCACAAGACGGTGTTTGTGGTGGACCGCTGCCCCTACATGGCCGAATCCTGCCGGCAGCACGTGGAGTTCGATATGCTGACGAAAAACCGCACCCAAGGGATCATCCCGCTGGCGCCCATCTCGAAGTCCCTGTGGACCTGTGCGGTGGAGGCGTCTATGGAGTATTGCAGGATCATGTACGACATCTTCCCCTTCAAGAAGCTG GTGAACTTCATCGTCAGCGATTCCTGTTCCCGGATATTAAACTCCTGGAGTCAAGAAGATCAGAGCCTGCAGGAG TTAATGGCGGCCTTAGCCACGATTGGACCCCCGAACCCTCGCGCGGACCCCGAGTGCTGCAGCATCCTGCACGGACTGGTGGCCGCCGTGGAGTCTCTGTGTAAGGTGACGGATTATCAGCACGATACGCGGACGACGCTGATGGAGAACGCGGAGCGCGTGGCGAACAGAGGGAGGATCATCTGCCTGACCAACGCCAAGAG TGACAGCCACGTCCAGATGTTGGAGGATTGCGTCAGCGAGACCATCCACGAGCACAACAAGCTGGCGGCCGGGTCAGACCA ACTCATGCAGATCCAGAAATGTGAACTGGTACTTATCCACACGTATCCGGTCGGGGACGAGAGCCTCGTGTCAGATCGCCCCAAGAAAGAG CTTTCCTCTGTATTGACCAGCGAGGTCCACAGCGTCCGTGCCGGTAGACATCTTGCCACAAAGTTAAACCATCTGGTCCAGCTCCACTTTGACTTGGCCTCCACCACTATAACTAACATCCCCATGAAG CCCACAATCAGTGTCTGTGATCAG GAAGAACAACACGCCAACACTTCAGCCAACTACGACGTGGAGCTTCTTCACCACAAGGAGGCGCACGTAGAATTTATAAAAAGTG gaGACGGACATGTTGGTAACAGCCGAGAACCCACTCTTAAAGAGACAGTCACTTTAAAATGGTGCACGCCGAGGACGAACAGTGTGG AACTGCATTATTGTACTGGCGCTTTCCGGATCTCCCCAGTGGACGTGAACAGCCGACCATCATCTTGCCTTACTAACTTCCTATTAAATG GTCGGTCGGTGCTTTTGGAACAACCGCGGAAATCCGGATCCAAGGTGATCAGTCACATGCTGAGCAGTCACGGAGGAGAGATCTTTCTGCACGTCTTGAGTAGCTCCCGTTCTACACTGGAGGACCCCCCATCCATAAGCGAGGGCTGCGGGGGAAGGGTCACCGACTATAGGATTACG GACTTTGGGGAGTTCATGAGGGAGAATCGGCTGATGCCATTTCTGGACACCCGCTATAAGCTGGACGGCACCGTAGAGATTCCCGTGGAGAGGGCGAAGTGCCAGCTGGAGAGATATACCCGCTACTGGCCCATGATCATCTCGCAGACCACCATCTTCAACATGCAGGCG GTGGTGCCCCTAGCCAGCGTCATCGTGAAGGAGGCTCTCACCGAGGACGACGTCCTGAACTGTCAGAAAACCATCTACAATCTGGTGGACATGGAAAGGAAGAACGACCCGCTCCCGATATCTACAGCCGGCACCAGAGGGAAGGGGCCGAAGAG GGATGAGCAGTACCGGATCATGTGGAACGAGCTGGAGACTCTGGTCCGGGCGCACGTGAACAGCTCCGACAAGCACCAGCGGGTGATGGAGTGTCTGCAGGCGTGCAGGAGTAAGCCCCCCGAGGAGGAAGAGCGCAAGAAACGCGGCAGAAAGCGGGAGGACAAAGAGGAGAAGTCGGACAAGGGGGCGAAGGAGTACGACCACGACAAGAAGTGGTCGGAGTCCGAGCG GATGAAAACGTCGATAGACCGAGAAAAAGAGGAGCAGATGGAGACGGAGGTGATCAAGGACTCCCCCGATTCTCCCGAGCCCCCCAGTAAGAAACAGCACATTGCGGCGGAGGAGGCGACGCCGGTAGAAAAGTCTAAAG GCCCCATGTCTCTGCTGTCCCTATGGAGCAATAGGATAAACACCGCCAATTCCCGGAAGCATCAGGAGTTCATCGGACGCGTGAACTCCGTGAACAACAAGGCGGAGTTATACCAGCACCTCAAGGAGGAGAACGG ATCCGACGCCGTTGAGAACGGGAAGACGGGCAGACAGTGA
- the FGFR1OP2 gene encoding FGFR1 oncogene partner 2 — protein MTCTIEKVLSDAKLLVERLREHDSAAESLIEQTTVLNKRVEAMKQYQDEIQELNEVARHRPRSTLVLGIQQENRQIRELQQENKELRSSLEEHQSALELIMSKYREQMFRLLMASKKDDPGIIIKLKDQHSKELQDHMDKISEMTAVMKRAIEIDDQFGNGDCDRILKLEQENRGLREILQITRESFLSLRKEEAQENPSLSVLVHSNDHNLRKS, from the exons ATGACTTGCACCATCGAGAAGGTTTTGTCTGACGCCAAGTTGCTGGTGGAGCGATTGCGGGAACATGACAGCGCGGCCGAGTCCCTCATCGAGCAGACCACCGTCCTCAACAAGCGGGTGGAGGCCATGAAGCAG TATCAGGACGAGATCCAGGAGCTGAACGAGGTGGCGAGACATCGGCCGCGGTCCACACTGGTGCTGGGAATACAGCAGGAGAACAGGCAGATCCGGGAGCTGCAGCAGGAGAACAAAG AGCTGCGCTCATCGCTGGAGGAACATCAGTCTGCGCTGGAACTGATCATGAGCAAATACAGAGAGCAGATGTTCCGCTTACTCATGGCGAGCAAAAAGGACGACCCAGGGATCATCATCAAACTAAAGGATCAACATTCCAAG GAGTTACAGGATCACATGGATAAGATCTCGGAGATGACGGCTGTGATGAAACGCGCCATTGAGATAGACGATCAGTTTGGTAATGGCGACTGTGACCGGATCCTGAAGTTGGAG CAAGAGAACAGGGGACTGCGGGAAATCCTGCAGATCACTCGGGAGTCGTTCCTCAGCTTAAGGAAAGAGGAGGCGCAGGAAAATCCGTCTCTCTCCGTCTTAGTCCACAGCAACGATCACAACTTAAGGAAAAGCTGA